A DNA window from Paenibacillus sp. HWE-109 contains the following coding sequences:
- a CDS encoding family 78 glycoside hydrolase catalytic domain → MALVNKLRCEYKENPIGIDIRHPRISWQIQSDTRSWLQSAYHIQISQDPSFSRLLWDSAKVHTDQSIHVELTALVWQPGGRYYYRVKVWSDQGEETDWSDPAFWEMGLLDVQDWQAAWISAPIGLWGAESCPLLRRTFQVNKPVKSARIYATSLGLYEMLLNGRRVGDYYFTPGWTSYKHRLQYQTYDVTELLSTGGNALGAVLGNGWYKGKLTGKHRPNVYGERSAFLMQLHIQYENGTKDVIMTDSDWKTAESPILMSELYDGETYDARLEKTDWSMSGYDDAEWMVVDTLPHAKDALLAQENEPVRKIEEIPPVALLTTPSGETVIDLGQNMVGWVRFTVQGHSGQEVTLQHAEVLDRDGNFYTDNLRNAKQTIRYVLRGGEPETYEPRFTFQGFRYVKLNGFGAKIQLAQFTGIVLHSDMERTGDFQCSDPLVNQLQHNILWGQKGNFLDVPTDCPQRDERLGWTGDAQMFIRTSAHLMNVAPFFSKWLHDLAADQLASGGVPFVIPHVLSENSHSSAAWGDAAVICPWEIYQLYGDKRILEQQYESMKAWVEYIHRQGENTFLWNTGFHFGDWLGLDSKPGSYIGATDRDFIATAFYAHSVSLLAKTAKVLKKDHDAESYMELHTQIRNAFQQEFVTLGGRLSVPTQTAHVLALMFELVDGNAKERAAHKLVELLEESEFHLTTGFVGTPYLNLVLSQTGHTDAAYKLLFQTDYPSWLYQVTKGATTIWEHWDGIKEDGSFWSTDMNSFNHYAYGAVGEWLYRCVAGIQVDEDAPGYKHFHIKPLPGEGLTWVEASLESMYGLIHSAWRRLEDQSMDIRVSIPPNTMATVHLPNAKETILRENGLALGQSEGIQAIKPSDLGVSLTLGSGTYRFTY, encoded by the coding sequence ATGGCATTAGTAAACAAGCTGCGATGCGAGTATAAGGAAAATCCAATCGGTATCGATATCCGTCATCCAAGGATCTCTTGGCAGATTCAGTCGGATACGCGGTCGTGGCTGCAATCCGCTTATCACATACAAATTTCGCAGGATCCCTCATTCTCCAGACTTCTCTGGGACTCTGCCAAGGTGCATACCGATCAATCCATCCATGTGGAACTGACAGCTTTGGTTTGGCAGCCAGGTGGACGCTACTACTACCGCGTTAAGGTTTGGAGCGATCAGGGAGAGGAAACGGATTGGTCGGACCCTGCTTTCTGGGAAATGGGGCTGCTCGATGTTCAAGATTGGCAAGCTGCGTGGATCAGCGCTCCAATAGGATTGTGGGGAGCGGAGTCCTGTCCCTTGCTGCGTCGCACATTTCAGGTCAACAAACCAGTGAAAAGCGCCCGCATTTATGCCACCAGCCTGGGACTTTATGAAATGCTGCTGAACGGCCGCAGAGTAGGCGACTATTACTTCACACCCGGGTGGACCAGCTATAAGCATCGTCTACAGTATCAAACATATGACGTTACGGAGCTGCTTTCGACAGGTGGCAATGCGCTCGGCGCTGTACTCGGAAACGGCTGGTACAAGGGTAAATTAACCGGGAAGCATCGGCCGAACGTGTATGGTGAAAGATCAGCTTTCCTGATGCAGCTGCATATCCAATATGAGAATGGCACGAAAGATGTCATCATGACGGATAGCGATTGGAAGACAGCGGAAAGCCCGATCCTGATGTCGGAATTGTATGACGGGGAAACGTATGATGCTCGATTGGAGAAAACCGATTGGAGCATGTCTGGTTACGACGATGCGGAATGGATGGTCGTGGATACGCTGCCGCACGCCAAAGATGCCCTTCTCGCTCAAGAAAATGAACCGGTGCGGAAAATCGAGGAGATCCCCCCCGTCGCTCTGCTGACGACACCATCCGGAGAAACGGTTATCGATCTGGGCCAAAATATGGTCGGATGGGTGAGGTTCACAGTACAAGGCCACTCCGGTCAAGAAGTGACGCTGCAGCATGCCGAAGTGTTGGACCGGGACGGCAACTTTTATACAGATAATTTGCGCAATGCCAAGCAGACGATCCGCTATGTGCTGAGAGGCGGCGAGCCCGAAACCTACGAGCCCCGCTTCACCTTCCAAGGTTTTCGTTACGTGAAACTCAACGGTTTTGGGGCGAAGATTCAACTTGCGCAATTCACCGGTATAGTGCTCCATTCCGACATGGAGCGGACAGGCGATTTTCAATGTTCGGATCCACTGGTGAATCAACTGCAGCACAATATTCTTTGGGGGCAGAAAGGCAATTTCCTCGATGTGCCCACCGATTGTCCGCAGCGCGATGAGCGTCTGGGTTGGACGGGAGATGCGCAAATGTTTATTCGCACCTCCGCCCATCTCATGAATGTTGCTCCATTCTTCAGCAAATGGCTGCATGACTTAGCAGCAGATCAGCTTGCAAGCGGTGGCGTTCCTTTCGTTATTCCCCATGTGCTCAGTGAAAACAGCCACTCTTCAGCAGCTTGGGGCGATGCGGCCGTCATATGTCCATGGGAAATTTATCAACTCTACGGTGACAAGCGAATTCTCGAGCAGCAGTACGAGAGCATGAAAGCCTGGGTCGAATATATACACAGGCAAGGTGAAAACACCTTTCTATGGAATACGGGCTTCCATTTCGGCGATTGGTTAGGACTGGATTCCAAGCCGGGCAGCTATATCGGCGCTACCGACCGCGACTTCATTGCAACCGCTTTTTATGCCCACTCGGTCTCACTGCTCGCTAAAACAGCTAAAGTGCTGAAGAAAGATCATGATGCAGAAAGCTATATGGAGCTGCACACGCAAATACGGAATGCTTTTCAACAAGAGTTTGTTACACTGGGCGGAAGATTGTCTGTCCCTACACAGACGGCACACGTATTGGCGCTCATGTTCGAGCTAGTGGATGGCAACGCTAAGGAACGTGCGGCCCATAAACTTGTAGAACTTCTGGAAGAAAGCGAATTCCATCTAACGACCGGATTTGTCGGCACCCCCTATCTGAATCTCGTGTTAAGTCAAACAGGTCATACGGATGCGGCTTACAAGCTATTGTTTCAAACGGATTATCCGTCTTGGCTGTACCAGGTTACCAAAGGAGCTACCACGATTTGGGAGCATTGGGACGGTATCAAGGAGGATGGAAGCTTCTGGAGCACGGATATGAATTCATTTAATCATTATGCTTATGGCGCCGTTGGCGAATGGTTGTATCGCTGTGTTGCCGGTATTCAGGTTGATGAAGATGCGCCAGGGTACAAGCATTTTCACATTAAACCGCTGCCGGGCGAAGGTCTGACTTGGGTGGAAGCCTCTCTGGAATCCATGTATGGATTGATCCATTCAGCATGGCGGCGGTTGGAAGATCAATCGATGGACATCAGGGTTAGCATTCCACCGAATACGATGGCAACCGTGCATCTTCCGAATGCCAAAGAGACCATACTCCGTGAGAATGGCTTGGCGTTGGGGCAAAGCGAAGGAATTCAAGCCATCAAACCTTCCGACTTGGGTGTCTCGCTGACTTTAGGATCAGGAACATATCGTTTCACCTATTGA
- a CDS encoding M14 family zinc carboxypeptidase, with protein MVASFWKSRLAEIKEYLTNVTLGSTRVLATSAGGRDIYMVEYGEKEDFVRRANYSSATGAGNSEHYAHKGEDSKPVLLLVGGIHGGELEGIVAVMNLIHLLETGTDYRGKRHDYIYENAHRFRLLLIPCMNPDGRARLPVDTMIDVSYEKFVYYMQGTWKDGTLCAWPDCKAVHPIKDYADYLGSYFNDDGVNLMHDNFFVPMALETSALLGLADQEATDFTVLLHGGANYENHFYEIHYLPYVVMQKQQAFNHSLVDAYAKQGLPFTERNQMVVDEGIFPYPSINLTSAIHHVCGGMSMTFESNMGLDAPGIKLTADEILDSHFVLFEEMFRFNLRG; from the coding sequence TTGGTTGCATCATTTTGGAAAAGTAGGTTGGCAGAGATCAAGGAATACCTAACGAATGTCACCTTGGGCAGCACCCGAGTACTTGCTACATCGGCGGGTGGAAGAGACATTTATATGGTGGAATACGGAGAGAAGGAAGACTTTGTCCGGAGGGCCAATTACAGTTCAGCTACTGGTGCGGGGAATTCGGAGCATTATGCACATAAAGGTGAAGATAGCAAACCTGTGCTGCTCCTTGTCGGAGGCATACACGGCGGGGAATTGGAAGGTATTGTCGCTGTCATGAATTTGATTCATCTGCTCGAAACGGGTACGGATTATCGGGGGAAGCGGCATGATTACATCTATGAAAATGCCCATCGATTCCGGCTTCTCCTCATCCCTTGCATGAATCCTGATGGAAGGGCACGGCTGCCAGTTGATACGATGATCGATGTAAGTTATGAGAAATTCGTTTACTATATGCAGGGGACGTGGAAAGACGGCACCTTATGCGCGTGGCCAGACTGTAAGGCGGTTCATCCGATCAAGGATTATGCAGATTATTTGGGCTCCTATTTTAATGATGATGGTGTCAACTTGATGCACGACAACTTTTTTGTCCCTATGGCTCTGGAAACGAGTGCACTGCTTGGTCTGGCTGACCAAGAGGCTACTGATTTCACAGTTTTGCTGCATGGTGGAGCTAATTATGAAAATCATTTTTATGAAATTCATTATCTCCCCTATGTCGTTATGCAAAAGCAACAGGCGTTCAACCATAGTCTTGTTGATGCATATGCGAAGCAAGGGCTTCCGTTTACGGAACGGAATCAAATGGTCGTGGATGAAGGGATATTTCCTTATCCTTCGATTAATCTCACTTCTGCGATCCACCATGTTTGCGGAGGCATGAGTATGACTTTTGAATCCAATATGGGATTGGATGCTCCTGGCATTAAATTGACGGCAGATGAGATTTTGGATAGCCACTTCGTGTTGTTTGAAGAAATGTTCCGGTTTAACTTGAGAGGTTAA
- the hepB gene encoding heparin/heparin-sulfate lyase HepB, with protein MVSCLTRNNQRWISTVLCLTMLGGFLIGLVPQRAEAAVVTLPINDTFDTEQTGAAPAGYLVSGSGGSALINDPAGNGNKSIELKDTDSGSAGATITKSFTPISSGKLIVETKYKFKKDATNTFNVLNFNLNGKVGSNTSSKPLVSFSLLNNGATRYTIQSEPFVGQFIPSASAAITDNSWYTMKVVLDMNAGTYDVNMTSDQLDEAHVSYLSSGITREGPNTVAMLGKNFITAGISSVDQFSFTTGANSGSYYIDDVTVKTLLSVKGKVTNTAGEALGLTTVSLYAAADTTFAAPLASMPTLPDGTYSLIVPSSGSYVVKANKAGFMSGSIPLTFTDNDVSNTDFHLAVDASDPLYAISGKVKAAEIDVKFLPGAVLNVYAEGDTSYLVSLGTAVTAADGSFTINNRLVGNRYVVRATLGGYMTTNYPLALFESDAVNADIRMPAAVTATAQTIPTPPPEHPRLYVRQGDIPALQQKIAVGGPMNAVWNKVIATSESASYTGTSSGTTDEIETYSFPSVNNARYVKIVGYGSSSGSLWNSIVETEIYPTVSASVTNKLAVQSVVASGGDPDKTLDGNMAPESRWSAEGSGEWLNYDLGSIQPVGSVGLAWYSGHTRKSYFDIYVSSDNVSWTKIELGLTVPEGTVEPLGTKPMNYSIAVRKAIDSNALIYLLEGDPQRGRRAITMLMNNLNSIQFTDQGQYTQIGDTINAAAMVYDWCFDLLTEAEKTTIINRIEFIASQTELGYPVFNQGAIVSHGSGNQLLKYLLAGGVAIYDEKPNMYQHSALRFFQEHVPANDFISMADMNSQGDSYGQTRMEAELWARTIFKGMGIENVYNEQQGGARLYRALYERRPDGQLMRSGDSFSATYTARDTYWKYAPTIMLGASYYRDPYLQNEFLRQYQPGTIDPVSEILFVDMNLPTQSDQQLPLTKYFGFPIGTMMARTGWDTGATINKTSPAVVTEMKVGGYMFNNHQHQDMGNFDIYYKGSLALNSGIYEGDANGSESGYGKYYDRNYNKQAIANNTMLVYDPNETKTWMGAAVANDGGQRRANKGYDALKLEELVGKDAYMGKVLGHEFGPNVLAPNFSYLKGDLTAAYTAKVKQSMRSFVFLNLKNSQHPAAMIVYDKVAASNPNFKKYWLLHSMNEPLVTGNTTTITRNENGYNSKLVNETLLPVAGNTNIEKVGGPGHEFEVFGTNYPESRSGPAATNSIEAGAWRVQISPNAPAQTDYFLNVMQVMDNNGTQPLVTQKLDMERMVGAKVADNAVFFSKTGNRLDGSVTLSVYGTETNMQYVVTDLVSGTWKISRNGVDTVRTVSEEGGVLYFNGTVGTYTLTYMGSTGVTAPTSTLTGVTSVMSGQSFDVTYGLSQVTQSVFAQDVTLQYDATQYEFLSAESLQSGLSIAEQNKTPGQVRIIAASSGAVNAVTGTADLLKLHFKAKEVTQTVTGSVYLTNVVVSDGNGLETIVNNAAAHQVQITIVEKAALQALLMSSQALHNAAVEGAGVGKYPTGAKAILQAAIDSARAVANQSTATQLQVDQALTQLQAAVQTFTVSVNAAIPGDLNGDGKVSIGDLGIVAAHYGSTSADPNWHLYKQADINNDGIINFADLAAVASLILAMHEFK; from the coding sequence ATGGTCAGCTGCTTGACTAGAAACAATCAAAGATGGATCTCTACGGTATTATGCTTGACTATGCTCGGCGGTTTTCTTATCGGATTAGTGCCCCAACGTGCTGAGGCGGCGGTAGTCACTCTACCTATCAATGATACGTTCGACACGGAACAGACAGGTGCAGCACCTGCAGGATATCTAGTTTCTGGTTCCGGTGGTAGCGCTCTCATTAATGATCCAGCCGGAAATGGCAACAAAAGCATCGAGCTGAAGGATACCGATTCGGGTAGTGCCGGTGCCACGATTACTAAATCGTTTACTCCCATATCAAGTGGGAAGCTCATTGTTGAAACCAAATATAAATTTAAAAAGGATGCAACGAATACGTTTAATGTGTTGAACTTCAATCTGAATGGTAAGGTGGGATCTAATACGTCGTCGAAGCCGCTTGTTTCCTTCTCCCTATTGAACAACGGTGCTACTCGGTACACAATTCAATCGGAACCTTTTGTCGGACAGTTTATTCCAAGTGCGTCTGCAGCCATCACGGATAACAGCTGGTATACGATGAAAGTCGTGCTGGATATGAATGCTGGCACATATGACGTTAACATGACAAGTGATCAATTGGATGAAGCTCATGTTTCCTATTTAAGCAGTGGAATTACGAGAGAGGGTCCTAATACCGTTGCGATGCTTGGTAAAAATTTTATTACAGCGGGCATTTCGAGTGTTGATCAGTTTTCGTTCACTACAGGGGCTAATTCAGGTTCCTATTATATCGATGATGTCACCGTCAAGACATTACTAAGCGTGAAGGGCAAAGTGACGAATACGGCGGGTGAGGCACTTGGTTTGACAACAGTGAGCTTGTATGCGGCTGCTGATACAACATTTGCTGCGCCGCTTGCAAGCATGCCAACCTTACCTGATGGTACTTATTCACTTATTGTACCAAGCAGCGGCTCTTATGTAGTAAAGGCTAATAAAGCAGGTTTCATGAGCGGATCAATCCCCCTAACGTTTACGGACAACGATGTGTCTAACACGGATTTTCATCTAGCCGTGGATGCTTCAGATCCGTTATACGCAATAAGCGGGAAAGTGAAAGCAGCAGAGATCGATGTGAAGTTTCTTCCTGGTGCGGTACTGAATGTCTATGCGGAAGGGGATACCTCTTATCTTGTTTCTCTCGGAACAGCCGTTACGGCAGCGGATGGGAGCTTCACTATTAATAACCGTTTGGTAGGTAACCGATATGTCGTTCGAGCCACATTAGGGGGATATATGACAACCAATTACCCCTTGGCTTTGTTCGAGTCTGACGCGGTGAATGCTGATATTCGTATGCCTGCTGCTGTCACAGCTACAGCACAGACAATACCGACGCCACCGCCTGAACATCCGCGTCTTTATGTCAGACAGGGCGATATTCCTGCCCTGCAGCAGAAAATAGCCGTTGGGGGACCGATGAATGCGGTATGGAATAAGGTGATTGCGACGAGTGAAAGCGCATCCTATACAGGTACATCCAGCGGTACAACAGATGAGATCGAGACATACAGCTTCCCGAGTGTTAACAACGCGCGCTATGTCAAAATCGTGGGGTATGGCAGCAGTTCGGGCAGCCTCTGGAATTCCATCGTAGAAACGGAAATATATCCTACCGTTTCTGCGAGCGTAACTAATAAGTTGGCCGTACAAAGTGTGGTCGCTAGCGGCGGTGACCCTGATAAGACACTCGACGGCAACATGGCTCCGGAGTCGAGGTGGTCGGCGGAGGGATCAGGGGAGTGGTTGAACTATGATCTTGGCTCTATTCAGCCTGTTGGATCCGTAGGGCTCGCATGGTATTCAGGTCATACAAGAAAGTCATACTTTGACATTTATGTATCGTCTGATAATGTCTCATGGACAAAGATCGAATTGGGTCTTACCGTACCAGAGGGGACAGTCGAACCTCTAGGGACGAAACCGATGAACTATTCCATTGCTGTCCGTAAAGCGATTGATTCGAACGCTTTGATTTATTTATTGGAAGGTGATCCGCAGCGGGGTAGAAGGGCCATCACGATGCTTATGAATAATTTGAACTCGATTCAGTTTACGGATCAAGGCCAGTATACACAAATTGGTGACACGATTAACGCAGCTGCTATGGTGTATGATTGGTGCTTCGATTTGTTAACGGAAGCAGAGAAAACCACAATCATTAACCGAATAGAATTTATTGCATCCCAAACAGAACTCGGATATCCAGTTTTCAACCAGGGGGCGATTGTTAGTCACGGCAGCGGCAATCAACTATTGAAATATTTGCTTGCGGGTGGAGTTGCCATCTATGATGAGAAACCGAATATGTATCAGCATTCCGCGCTTCGGTTTTTCCAGGAGCATGTGCCAGCGAACGATTTTATCTCCATGGCGGATATGAACTCCCAAGGTGATTCCTACGGTCAAACCAGAATGGAAGCGGAGCTGTGGGCACGTACGATTTTCAAGGGAATGGGGATTGAGAATGTATACAATGAGCAGCAAGGAGGAGCCAGACTTTATCGTGCCCTCTACGAAAGGCGTCCGGATGGACAATTAATGCGTTCGGGGGATTCCTTCTCAGCGACCTATACAGCTAGAGATACGTACTGGAAGTATGCGCCTACGATCATGCTGGGGGCCTCTTATTACAGAGATCCTTATCTGCAAAACGAATTTTTGCGTCAATACCAACCTGGCACGATTGATCCTGTTAGTGAGATTTTATTTGTTGATATGAATCTGCCTACGCAGTCTGATCAGCAGTTACCGCTCACGAAATATTTTGGGTTTCCCATTGGCACAATGATGGCTCGTACAGGTTGGGACACTGGAGCAACCATCAATAAGACTTCACCTGCGGTCGTAACGGAGATGAAGGTCGGCGGGTACATGTTTAATAATCATCAACATCAGGATATGGGGAATTTCGACATCTATTATAAGGGCAGTCTCGCGCTAAATAGCGGTATTTACGAAGGGGATGCCAACGGGAGCGAAAGCGGCTACGGCAAATATTATGACAGAAATTACAATAAACAAGCAATCGCTAATAATACGATGTTAGTCTATGATCCGAATGAAACAAAAACTTGGATGGGAGCAGCTGTAGCTAACGATGGAGGACAACGCAGAGCGAACAAGGGATATGATGCGTTGAAGCTGGAGGAACTAGTTGGAAAAGACGCTTATATGGGCAAGGTGCTTGGTCACGAATTTGGTCCTAATGTACTTGCTCCGAATTTCAGTTATCTCAAAGGTGATTTAACAGCTGCTTATACAGCGAAAGTAAAACAATCTATGCGTTCCTTCGTTTTCCTGAATTTAAAAAATAGTCAACACCCAGCTGCAATGATCGTGTATGACAAAGTGGCGGCCTCTAATCCAAATTTCAAAAAATATTGGCTGCTGCACAGTATGAACGAGCCATTAGTAACCGGTAATACAACAACCATTACACGCAATGAAAATGGATATAACTCTAAATTAGTTAATGAAACACTTCTGCCTGTAGCAGGTAATACCAACATCGAGAAGGTCGGAGGCCCAGGGCACGAATTTGAAGTGTTTGGCACGAACTATCCCGAATCAAGATCGGGACCGGCAGCAACTAATTCCATTGAAGCAGGCGCATGGCGCGTACAGATTTCGCCGAATGCACCCGCACAAACAGATTATTTCCTCAATGTTATGCAGGTCATGGACAACAACGGCACACAGCCACTCGTTACACAGAAGCTTGATATGGAGCGGATGGTTGGCGCGAAAGTCGCAGATAATGCGGTATTCTTCAGCAAGACCGGCAATCGCCTCGACGGCAGCGTAACGCTTTCGGTGTACGGAACAGAAACCAATATGCAATATGTGGTCACTGATCTTGTGTCTGGAACGTGGAAAATAAGTCGTAATGGCGTTGACACTGTTAGAACAGTAAGTGAAGAGGGGGGTGTCCTCTACTTTAACGGAACTGTGGGAACGTATACACTTACTTATATGGGTAGTACAGGTGTAACTGCACCTACATCTACATTAACCGGAGTCACTAGTGTCATGTCTGGTCAGTCATTTGATGTGACCTATGGATTGAGCCAGGTTACACAAAGCGTATTTGCACAGGATGTAACCTTGCAGTATGATGCCACTCAATATGAATTCCTTTCTGCGGAGTCTCTCCAAAGCGGACTTTCGATTGCAGAGCAAAATAAGACACCGGGCCAAGTGAGAATCATTGCGGCAAGTTCGGGGGCGGTAAATGCGGTAACGGGTACGGCTGATTTGCTGAAACTGCACTTCAAGGCCAAAGAAGTAACGCAAACCGTGACAGGCTCCGTTTACTTGACCAACGTAGTTGTCTCGGATGGAAATGGGCTCGAAACGATTGTGAACAACGCTGCCGCTCATCAGGTTCAAATTACCATTGTGGAGAAAGCGGCCTTACAAGCGCTGCTTATGAGCAGCCAAGCTTTACATAATGCGGCTGTAGAGGGAGCGGGAGTAGGCAAGTATCCGACTGGTGCGAAAGCCATTCTGCAAGCGGCAATCGATAGCGCGCGAGCAGTAGCCAATCAGAGTACGGCTACCCAATTGCAAGTGGATCAAGCCCTCACGCAGTTACAGGCGGCTGTACAAACTTTTACAGTTTCAGTGAATGCAGCTATTCCAGGCGACCTGAATGGTGATGGTAAAGTCAGTATTGGTGATCTAGGTATCGTTGCTGCACATTATGGAAGCACGTCTGCTGATCCTAACTGGCATCTATACAAACAAGCGGATATCAACAATGACGGCATCATCAACTTTGCTGACCTTGCAGCTGTTGCTAGTCTGATATTGGCTATGCATGAATTTAAGTAG
- a CDS encoding carbohydrate ABC transporter permease, which produces MTKDRVAFQAIGYLFIGVVAILCLIPFLLLISASITENESIFKDGYRLIPSKFSLEAYQVIFKAPMDMLRAYSVTIQLTLLGTITGLFVTSMTAYVLQRYDFKYRNHFAFFFYFTTLFSGGLIPAYILVVRYLQLKDHFLSLLLPGLLSAWLIFLMRNFIKTIPDAIIESAKMDGAGDFKIFIRLIVPLATPGLATIGLFIALNYWNDWFHAMLYIEDRKLFPLQYFLYNMLNKAKFAETVVSEASIVLPEVPTESLKMAMAVVATGPIVFLYPFVQKYFVKGLTIGAIKG; this is translated from the coding sequence ATGACTAAAGACAGAGTTGCTTTTCAAGCGATAGGGTATTTGTTTATCGGCGTGGTGGCCATCTTGTGCCTGATTCCCTTCTTGCTGCTGATATCCGCTTCGATTACCGAGAATGAGTCCATTTTCAAGGATGGTTACAGGTTGATTCCATCCAAATTCTCATTGGAGGCGTATCAAGTCATTTTCAAAGCGCCAATGGATATGCTACGCGCTTACAGCGTAACGATCCAACTGACGTTGCTTGGGACGATTACCGGTTTATTCGTCACATCCATGACGGCATACGTTCTTCAGCGGTATGATTTCAAATACCGCAATCACTTTGCCTTTTTCTTCTATTTTACAACACTGTTCAGTGGGGGCTTGATTCCGGCTTATATCCTGGTCGTTCGATATTTGCAGTTGAAAGATCACTTCCTTTCTTTATTACTGCCGGGGCTGCTCAGCGCTTGGCTGATCTTCCTGATGCGGAACTTTATAAAGACGATTCCAGATGCAATTATCGAGTCGGCCAAGATGGATGGGGCAGGCGATTTTAAGATATTCATCCGACTTATTGTGCCGCTAGCAACACCGGGACTGGCTACAATTGGATTGTTCATCGCGCTTAATTATTGGAACGATTGGTTTCACGCGATGTTATATATCGAAGATCGGAAGCTCTTTCCGCTGCAATATTTCTTGTACAACATGCTGAATAAAGCTAAGTTTGCAGAAACAGTTGTTTCCGAGGCGTCCATCGTCTTGCCAGAAGTGCCAACGGAGTCGCTCAAAATGGCTATGGCGGTTGTGGCGACGGGACCCATTGTATTCCTCTATCCATTCGTTCAGAAATATTTTGTTAAAGGGCTGACGATTGGCGCGATCAAAGGCTAA
- a CDS encoding ABC transporter substrate-binding protein has protein sequence MRRTKRISSAAVLLSLTLAITVFTGCSTTNTSKQTTVSPKPMEGQKATEAVVTKPEKEVELTMYLLGDPPKDLEPVMKEVNKKLKNDINATLKINYISWGDQNTKYPLLLASGEKFDLIYTSNWAFFQQEAPKGAFMALDDLLPKYAPKTLKETPAVAWEQSKVNGKIYMTPQTDSVPGGQGIMIREDLRKKYNVPSIKTLDDLGVYLEAVKKNEPDMIPYNIGGVDKNNITYWAFKESKENWLGVGGTGSIPFFYDNDHPDKLLTLYETPGFNKFADRMKDWSSKGYWSKSVLSNQTNAKDSFINGKSVVAYMNLMNAKDEYKKIMDKHPDWELDWIIYGGMDKPIARSSYIVDGMAINAKAANPERALMLLELLRNNQEYYDLTMYGIKGKNYELTPEGRLTLPAGLSAVDNGLAPEALGGWGWRVKQFVREADQVWPKYVDTKKKLEGNLYDAKLTNFILDTSPFKAELAAVQGVVKQYGEPINFGLVDPQTALPLLNQKLKEAGLEKIREEMAKQVAQYLATNK, from the coding sequence ATGAGAAGAACAAAGCGCATCAGCTCGGCCGCAGTACTACTTAGCCTTACACTTGCCATCACTGTGTTTACAGGCTGTTCGACGACAAACACAAGCAAACAAACGACCGTAAGCCCAAAGCCTATGGAAGGTCAGAAGGCCACCGAGGCAGTAGTGACAAAGCCTGAGAAGGAAGTTGAACTCACGATGTACCTGCTTGGAGATCCGCCAAAAGATCTAGAACCGGTCATGAAGGAAGTGAACAAAAAGCTAAAAAATGATATTAACGCTACCCTGAAAATCAACTATATTTCATGGGGTGACCAGAATACGAAATATCCGCTCTTACTTGCTTCTGGTGAGAAGTTTGATCTCATTTATACGTCGAATTGGGCTTTTTTCCAACAAGAGGCACCAAAAGGTGCGTTTATGGCGCTTGATGACTTATTGCCGAAGTATGCGCCAAAAACACTGAAGGAAACCCCAGCTGTGGCGTGGGAGCAATCGAAAGTTAACGGGAAAATATATATGACCCCGCAAACAGACAGTGTGCCAGGCGGACAAGGGATTATGATTCGCGAAGACTTGCGAAAGAAGTATAATGTTCCATCGATTAAAACGTTGGACGATCTAGGTGTCTATTTGGAAGCGGTTAAGAAAAACGAGCCCGATATGATTCCATATAACATAGGCGGCGTTGACAAGAATAACATTACCTACTGGGCTTTTAAGGAAAGCAAGGAAAATTGGCTGGGTGTCGGCGGAACAGGTTCAATTCCATTTTTCTATGATAACGACCATCCCGATAAGCTGTTAACCCTGTATGAGACTCCGGGATTTAACAAGTTTGCGGATCGAATGAAGGATTGGTCATCCAAGGGCTATTGGTCTAAGAGTGTATTGTCGAATCAGACCAATGCTAAGGACTCCTTCATCAATGGCAAAAGTGTGGTTGCCTACATGAACCTAATGAATGCGAAAGATGAATATAAGAAAATCATGGATAAGCATCCGGATTGGGAACTAGATTGGATTATTTATGGAGGAATGGACAAACCGATTGCAAGAAGCTCTTATATCGTCGATGGGATGGCGATTAATGCCAAAGCGGCAAATCCGGAACGCGCACTCATGCTTCTTGAATTGCTGCGTAACAATCAGGAGTATTACGACTTAACGATGTACGGGATCAAAGGTAAAAACTATGAATTAACGCCAGAGGGCAGATTGACATTGCCTGCAGGACTGAGCGCTGTGGATAACGGTCTTGCACCAGAAGCATTGGGTGGATGGGGATGGAGAGTTAAGCAATTCGTAAGAGAAGCCGATCAAGTATGGCCCAAATATGTCGACACCAAGAAGAAGTTGGAAGGCAATTTATACGATGCGAAGCTAACCAATTTCATACTGGATACTTCACCGTTCAAAGCCGAGTTGGCTGCTGTACAGGGTGTTGTCAAACAGTATGGAGAACCGATTAATTTTGGTTTAGTTGATCCACAGACGGCATTACCGTTGCTCAACCAGAAATTAAAAGAAGCAGGTTTGGAAAAAATTCGTGAAGAAATGGCCAAACAGGTTGCGCAATATTTGGCTACAAATAAGTAA